ACCGTGTAATGCTCTTGGTTAGACATTGTGTTGAGGATATAGATAATAATGTCGCAGAAACGCCCCGGTTGTGATTCTTTGTTAAATAAGAATAAATCTAAAAAATCCAACAACTCACCTTATTCAAATGAAACAAACAATAACCCACATTCATTAATCAGTGAACCAAGTACCTCAAACCTACAAACAAATCATGTAGAACACAACACAGCTCTGAACCCTTTTCTGTTAGAAATGGTTAATGAGATTAATGGTAGTAATGAAAGGTTGACTTCTAATAATGAACACAGCTCTGAAATTGTATCTAATCTAGAAAATACATCAGAAACACCATACAATTTGTTTTCGGGATTAAGCGAATGCTTAACCAACATACAAAATGCATTAATAGAACACAACACAACTCTGAACCCTTTTCTGTTAGAAATGGTAAATGAGATTAATGAGGTTAACGAAAGATTGGGGTCTATTGATGAACACAGGGATCATGAATTAGCTTCTAATCTTGAAAATATGTCAGAAAATCTATCCATCATTCAATCCGCTCTAACGCAGCACAACACATGCACAGCTCTGAACCCTTTTCTAATGGAAATGATAAATGAGATGAATGAAAGCATGACAGAACCACAACCTTGTGTCGCCACTGTACCATCCCCTATAAATGATTCGTTTGAAACATCTCAGGAATTATTACAACAACTAAACCAGAGTCTCTTGAGATTAAATGAAATTCTTGCAAACATGGGTCAGGATTCACACATTTTACCAAGTAGTCCTGTTAACGAGAATGTTTCAAATAGCCCTTCTCCATCTACTGATGAAATAGAGTATATCCATACACTCAACAATTGTAATGAGCAACAGCCGGAAATACATCAGATGCCTAGTGTGAGTGAGGGAGAGCAAATGGGATTTGGGAGAGATGATCAACCCGGACATGTTTTAGATCCAAACATAGTTATAAATCGTATAGACAACTTCAATACAACAGAAATTAGACGGAGGATAAACTTTTCCTCATTAGGAAACGTTGATTCATTTGGGGATTTTTACAACTATGTGTTGGAGGTTTTAAACCGCATGCTTGAAGTTGGGAACGCTAAAGTAGGCCCACGTGACGTAGTTCATGTTGAAATACAAGGCGAATCTCTCAATGTTTCATCTCGTGTTGAGGTAATCAACGGTAACATAGAACTCGATTCGATTCTGACCATGATAGAAAAATCGATACAGAGTAGGTTTGAAATACTTTCTGATGAAACTATAGAACTGGTGATTCGAATTGTACATGCACCACATGGTGGTACACGCAATAGTATGTCCAAGATGTTCAATTCTGACGTTGTACAACAAAAAATTAGACATCTATACGTTTTTGATAACCGTGACAACCTTTGTTTTGCTTTAAGCGTTTCCAAATTGCTGAATCCGGAACAAAGTGATTATCAAATAGAACAAAACGCGAGACAATTACAATCTGATGTAGGATTATCTGTAAATGATACGGTTAGCTTTGCAGACATTACACGATTTGAGCAAAAGTTGAATTGCAAAATTGTAGTGTTGTTCCGAACCACCAAGGTCAAAAAAGGGTATTCTTTTTTTCAGACTACCAAAACACCCCACAGCAAAACCTTGTTTCTGTTTTTGCACGAGAATCATTATTATGGAGTGAAAAACCTCAAAGCTGTACTAGGTACAACGTACGTATGTTCTTACTGTTATGCAGGATTTAACGATAAGAAACATCATAAATGTGATTACCACTGCAACGTGTGTCTCGACAGCGAATGTTCCAAACGTGCTAAGCAAACTGTACAGTGCAAAGACTGTCTGAGGATCTGTAGATCCCAGTATTGTTTTCAAAAGCATAAATCTCAGAATGGTACGGATGAATCTTTGTGTAAAACTAGGTTCTACTGTACCGGGTGCAACACATTGCAGGATCGTGGTTCAAAAAAACACGAGTGTCGTAAAGCCCTGTGTAGACACTGCGGCGCTAAAATTGAGTCTAACTTTGATCATCAATGTTTTATGGAACCTTTAAAACGAGAACAGTCGGATGAAAAGTACATCTTTTATGATTTTGAATCTAATCAGGAGACGGGCTACCACGTAGCAAACTATATATGTTGCATTGATTTTAAAGGTAATGTTTGGTCTGCTGAAGGTGCCGATTGTGTTTCCGCATTTTTCAAAAAGTTTCGGAGGAACAAATACAAAGGTTATACTTTTATAGCCCACAACGCTAGAGGGTACGATTCCTACATACTGTTGAACCGTTTAGTCGTAGAAGGTGTTACGCCTCGCCTCATAACACAAGGCGGTAAAATCTTGTGCTTTGAAGATAAAAAGTTTGATCAGAGATACATCGACAGTCTCTCGTTTCTGCCCATGAAACTTAGCTCAATTCCCAAGGCTATGGGATTCACGGCTGAAAAAAAGGGGTATTTTCCGCATTTCTGGAATAcccaaaaaaatcaaaactaTGTAGGTCCATATCCACATCCCGAGTTTTACGGTGTAGATAGCATGATGTCAAAAGAGAGAGACGAATTTTTTGAGTGGTACAAAACACTCGACGGAAAGGTCTTTGACTTTAAGCAAGAGTTGGTTGCTTATTGTCAAAATGATGTTCGCATACTCAGAATGGTTAACATGTTCTCAGGCAGGAAGTTGGTTCTAAAGATTTTCAAACATACGCTAGCTATGGTGATGCACTTGAACGGATCTACACCCGTGCTACTTAGTATCTCATTCCTGAAAGCCATGCACCCCATTCTGAGTATGCGAACATCATTTTGACAATAAGCAACCAACTCTTGCTTAAAGTCAAAGACCTTTCCGTCGAGTGTTTTGTACCACTCAAAAAATTCGTCTCTCTCTTTTGACATCATGCTATCTACACCGTAAAACTCGGGATGTGGATATGGACCTACAtagttttgatttttttgggTATTCCAGAAATGCGGAAAATACCCCTTTTTTTCAGCCGTGAATCCCATAGCCTTGGGAATTGAGCTAAGTTTCATGGGCAGAAACGAGAGACTGTCGATGTATCTCTGATCAAACTTTTTATCTTCAAAGCACAAGATTTTACCGCCTTGTGTTATGAGGCGAGGCGTAACACCTTCTACGACTAAACGGTTCAACAGTATGTAGGAATCGTACCCTCTAGCGTTGTGGGCTATAAAAGTATAACCTTTGTATTTGTTCCTCCGAAACTTTTTGAAAAATGCGGAAACACAATCGGCACCTTCAGCAGACCAAACATTACCTTTAAAATCAATGCAACATATATAGTTTGCTACGTGGTAGCCCGTCTCCTGATTAGATTCAAAATCATAAAAGATGTACTTTTCATCCGACTGTTCTCGTTTTAAAGGTTCCATAAAACATTGATGATCAAAGTTAGACTCAATTTTAGCGCCGCAGTGTCTACACAGGGCTTTACGACACTCGTGTTTTTTTGAACCACGATCCTGCAATGTGTTGCACCCGGTACAGTAGAACCTAGTTTTACACAAAGATTCATCCGTACCATTCTGAGATTTATGCTTTTGAAAACAATACTGGGATCTACAGATCCTCAGACAGTCTTTGCACTGTACAGTTTGCTTAGCACGTTTGGAACATTCGCTGTCGAGACACACGTTGCAGTGGTAATCACATTTATGATGTTTCTTATCGTTAAATCCTGCATAACAGTAAGAACATACGTACGTTGTACCTAGTACAGCTTTGAGGTTTTTCACTCCATAATAATGATTCTCGTGCAAAAACAGAAACAAGGTTTTGCTGTGGGGTGTTTTGGTAGTCTGAAAAAAAGAATACCCTTTTTTGACCTTGGTGGTTCGGAACAACACTACAATTTTGCAATTCAACTTTTGCTCAAATCGTGTAATGTCTGCAAAGCTAACCGTATCATTTACAGATAATCCTACATCAGATTGTAATTGTCTCGCGTTTTGTTCTATTTGATAATCACTTTGTTCCGGATTCAGCAATTTGGAAACGCTTAAAGCAAAACAAAGGTTGTCACGGTTATCAAAAACGTATAGATGTCTAATTTTTTGTTGTACAACGTCAGAATTGAACATCTTGGACATACTATTGCGTGTACCACCATGTGGTGCATGTACAATTCGAATCACCAGTTCTATAGTTTCATCAGAAAGTATTTCAAACCTACTCTGTATCGATTTTTCTATCATGGTCAGAATCGAATCGAGTTCTATGTTACCGTTGATTACCTCAACACGAGATGAAACATTGAGAGATTCGCCTTGTATTTCAACATGAACTACGTCACGTGGGCCTACTTTAGCGTTCCCAACTTCAAGCATGCGGTTTAAAACCTCCAACACATAGTTGTAAAAATCCCCAAATGAATCAACGTTTCCTAATGAGGAAAAGTTTATCCTCCGTCTAATTTCTGTTGTATTGAAGTTGTCTATACGATTTATAACTATGTTTGGATCTAAAACATGTCCGGGTTGATCATCTCTCCCAAATCCCATTTGCTCTCCCTCACTCACACTAGGCATCTGATGTATTTCCGGCTGTTGCTCATTACAATTGTTGAGTGTATGGATATACTCTATTTCATCAGTAGATGGAGAAGGGCTATTTGAAACATTCTCGTTAACAGGACTACTTGGTAAAATGTGTGAATCCTGACCCATGTTTGCAAGAATTTCATTTAATCTCAAGAGACTCTGGTTTAGTTGTTGTAATAATTCCTGAGATGTTTCAAACGAATCATTTATAGGGGATGGTACAGTGGCGACACAAGGTTGTGGTTCTGTCATGCTTTCATTCATCTCATTTATCATTTCCATTAGAAAAGGGTTCAGAGCTGTGCATGTGTTGTGCTGCGTTAGAGCGGATTGAATGATGGATAGATTTTCTGACATATTTTCAAGATTAGAAGCTAATTCATGATCCCTGTGTTCATCAATAGACCCCAATCTTTCGTTAACCTCATTAATCTCATTTACCATTTCTAACAGAAAAGGGTTCAGAGTTGTGTTGTGTTCTATTAATGCATTTTGTATGTTGGTTAAGCATTCGCTTAATCCCGAAAACAAATTGTATGGTGTTTCTGATGTATTTTCTAGATTAGATACAATTTCAGAGCTGTGTTCATTATTAGAAGTCAACCTTTCATTACTACCATTAATCTCATTAACCATTTCTAACAGAAAAGGGTTCAGAGCTGTGTTGTGTTCTACATGATTTGTTTGTAGGTTTGAGGTACTTGGTTCACTGATTAATGAATGTGGGTTATTGTTTGTTTCATTTGAATAAGGTGAGTTGTTGGATTTTTTAGATTTATTCTTATTTAACAAAGAATCACAACCGGGGCGTTTCTGCGACATTATTATCTATATCCTCAACACAATGTCTAACCAAGAGCATTACACGGTCTGTAAACAAAGGTAAAGCCAACCTAAATTCCTCCCGTGATCTGCTTGCAGCTGCACGTTCCAGCCTCCGTAGCGAAATTTCCACGGCCCTTTTCAGATATCGAAAGTCGTACAGGTCGTCCAGTTCGCATTCTTCTTGTTGTTGGAGATctgtaatacaaaaataaataaataaataaataaaaattagaattattattgctgtatgcatgagtgtgtgtgtgtgtgtgtgtgtgtgtgtgggactgtTGAAGAACAGTAGCCATGGGCCCCAGGGGTGGGGGCTatgggtggagtgtgtttgtgtgtgtttgtgtgtgtgtgtgtgtgggactattgaagaacaggagCCATGGGCCCCCAGGGGTGGGGGCtatgggtggagtgtgtgtgtgtatgtgtgtgtgtgtgtgagtgtgtgcacgtTATTTAACAAAGGataattattacataatttcaAAATTTGACTCACTAGGTGTAGTTGGTCGGTAATCATTTGATTGTTGACTTGTCACTAtggaaggaaaagagaaaacatgttttactttttcGCCATTCCCTGTAAGAGTAAGCCTGTATGTATAAGTTTCTTACCAGAATTAACATCATCAAATTGTAGATTGTCAGACAAAGCCGGACTGTTTCCTATCGAAAAAAAAGATTTCAATTAGCGCACGTTATTTAACAAAGGataattattacataatttcaAAATTTGACTCACTAGGTGTAGTTGGTCGGTAATCATTTGATTGTTGACTTGTCACTAtggaaggaaaagagaaaacatgttttacttttttcgCCATTCCCTGTAAGAGTAAGCCTGTGTGTATAAGTTTCTTACCAGAATTAACATCATCAAATTGTAGATTGTCAGACAAAGCCGGGGTGAAACTGTTTTCTAATGAACAGAAATCACATGAGttagaatattttaaattaaatatttacatatattacatatttcattAAGTTTCACTCACCGTGAATGGTTAATCCGTAGTTACTAGGTTCCGGATGAAAAgctatagaaaatataaataaacatttgagTTTCATATTGAAGGAAACAAATCATCatgtttgaaattaaataattatttttaatcaaaaattaataaaaacttactTTGAAATGGATGATATAGCACACTTTCGTCtgtcacagcatcacagtctgtcacagtttcaacaatgaaacattctgatcctaaaataaaataaaagatgattgtatatactacatatttcatatattacgTAGAAAAGTAGTCTTAAATATCACTTACATTCGATTTTGCATAGGATACATAGAACAATGTTAACTACTCACATTAATTAAGCTGAAAGATGAGTGATTCCTATTAAATTCCTATTAAACCATAAGAAACAGTCATTTAACTACTTAAAGGTaattttaataaaagtaatatattgtgataatttcatattaaaagttttttctCTCACCAAAGTCCATATTGCGGTTGAAATCGAGGAGCGTCAAAGCGTTTGAGGTCTTCAAGCGTCTGGGCTGTCTCCAGAATGTGGCTTGTGGATTACCAAGGGGTTTTTATACAGTGATTTTGATTGATGACCTCAGGTTATGACATCACAGAAAAGAgtgggaggtgtgtggtgtgtgtgagtttgtgtgtgtgtgtgtgtgtgtttcatttttttttttttttaacaaaggattcaaaacatcaaaagacactgctctgttttaAATTTTGCTGATCTGATCAGAACATTCATTAACAAACAATAGACTGAGGATTGTAAACCAATCCTGGGGTAAATGGTTTACTGCATTTACCCCCGGCTGTTGAATCATCAATAGTCTATACTCTGTTGGGAGTCTGGAATCCCTTTTAGCCAGATGCACATGAAGCAACATGTGAGAATCGAACAATGGGCTAGTTCACTAGTTCCTTTACCCATCAATACACTGATTGATCTAACTAATTCATATCTTACTCAGGAAACCGCCACCCTCCCACCCACCCCTTAACTCCATCAGCAACCATTTACCTCTCTTTAGACTCAAGGAGTGGGGTAAGCATCTCAACTCACTTGAAAGAGAGGTAATTTAGCTAAAGTATAGAAAAGTATAggctaaaaaagtattaaaatgtaatataaaagtttaatgtttaagaatataattaatgttggttttgtatgtttgacAATAATCAGAAAATCTATTTGTTCATATAGAACAGACTGTCAATTATTGCGAAGTAGACACGATTCATTCTTTTAAAGtcttctgaattaaaaacaacctggaaatcgcacgagtgcaggtcattttcaattgcatagcattttaaatcttgaatgacactgaggcttacattacatccgaggcttgtcataaccggcgcgagattaaaacgcctagactttcctgtattcagaggtttccaaattaaattcatgttctcctgaaaaaatgggctgcattctgtatttctgtaattgacgtaggcattaaaaacagagcagtgtcttctgaagctaaaccattctatatggttcaaagtaaaacgagctgaggcatcatcgtatctatccgtttttccgacgtacatagcaacgctatatatatccttaagaaaaacaaaaccaaaGTAAGTTCCATCTGACAAACGCCAGACTTGAGTCTTGAGCGCTCCTTGAGCGATTGGTTCAGGAA
This genomic interval from Astyanax mexicanus isolate ESR-SI-001 chromosome 1, AstMex3_surface, whole genome shotgun sequence contains the following:
- the LOC125782618 gene encoding uncharacterized protein LOC125782618 isoform X7 — translated: MDFGSECFIVETVTDCDAVTDESVLYHPFQTFHPEPSNYGLTIHENSFTPALSDNLQFDDVNSVTSQQSNDYRPTTPNLQQQEECELDDLYDFRYLKRAVEISLRRLERAAASRSREEFRLALPLFTDRVMLLVRHCVEDIDNNVAETPRL
- the LOC125782618 gene encoding uncharacterized protein LOC125782618 isoform X6, which produces MDFGSECFIVETVTDCDAVTDESVLYHPFQKNSFTPALSDNLQFDDVNSVTSQQSNDYRPTTPRNSPALSDNLQFDDVNSVTSQQSNDYRPTTPNLQQQEECELDDLYDFRYLKRAVEISLRRLERAAASRSREEFRLALPLFTDRVMLLVRHCVEDIDNNVAETPRL
- the LOC125782618 gene encoding uncharacterized protein LOC125782618 isoform X4 codes for the protein MDFGSECFIVETVTDCDAVTDESVLYHPFQTFHPEPSNYGLTIHENSFTPALSDNLQFDDVNSVTSQQSNDYRPTTPRNSPALSDNLQFDDVNSVTSQQSNDYRPTTPNLQQQEECELDDLYDFRYLKRAVEISLRRLERAAASRSREEFRLALPLFTDRVMLLVRHCVEDIDNNVAETPRL
- the LOC125782618 gene encoding uncharacterized protein LOC125782618 isoform X5 — protein: MDFGSECFIVETVTDCDAVTDESVLYHPFQTFHPEPSNYGLTIHENSFTPALSDNLQFDDVNSGKKLIHTGLLLQGMAKKVKHVFSFPSIVTSQQSNDYRPTTPNLQQQEECELDDLYDFRYLKRAVEISLRRLERAAASRSREEFRLALPLFTDRVMLLVRHCVEDIDNNVAETPRL
- the LOC125782618 gene encoding uncharacterized protein LOC125782618 isoform X3, whose protein sequence is MDFGSECFIVETVTDCDAVTDESVLYHPFQKNSFTPALSDNLQFDDVNSGKKLIHTGLLLQGMAKKVKHVFSFPSIVTSQQSNDYRPTTPRNSPALSDNLQFDDVNSVTSQQSNDYRPTTPNLQQQEECELDDLYDFRYLKRAVEISLRRLERAAASRSREEFRLALPLFTDRVMLLVRHCVEDIDNNVAETPRL
- the LOC125782618 gene encoding uncharacterized protein LOC125782618 isoform X1, whose translation is MDFGSECFIVETVTDCDAVTDESVLYHPFQTFHPEPSNYGLTIHENSFTPALSDNLQFDDVNSGKKLIHTGLLLQGMAKKVKHVFSFPSIVTSQQSNDYRPTTPRNSPALSDNLQFDDVNSVTSQQSNDYRPTTPNLQQQEECELDDLYDFRYLKRAVEISLRRLERAAASRSREEFRLALPLFTDRVMLLVRHCVEDIDNNVAETPRL
- the LOC125782618 gene encoding uncharacterized protein LOC125782618 isoform X2, which gives rise to MDFGSECFIVETVTDCDAVTDESVLYHPFQTFHPEPSNYGLTIHENSFTPALSDNLQFDDVNSGKKLIHTGLLLQGMAKKVKHVFSFPSIVTSQQSNDYRPTTPRNSPALSDNLQFDDVNSDLQQQEECELDDLYDFRYLKRAVEISLRRLERAAASRSREEFRLALPLFTDRVMLLVRHCVEDIDNNVAETPRL